The proteins below are encoded in one region of Taeniopygia guttata chromosome 15, bTaeGut7.mat, whole genome shotgun sequence:
- the XBP1 gene encoding X-box-binding protein 1 isoform X2, with protein sequence MAALPGAAAPRLLLIPSKAAEAPGPAAARHLSVVLPAGADPGLPGMETAQPARKRQRLTHLSPEEKALRRKLKNRVAAQSARDRKKARMTELEQQVVELEEENQKLLRENQLLRERTCNLTRENQELRCRLGLDALKTEEDDEFQVSRAAVRSTQTTCSSAAGAGPAVTISDSFHMDSDGSDSSDSESDLLLGFLDSLDPELFLKYAGSESTCLEKLDEEISGETNSIPTALSPSLGSPSAKLEAINELIRFDHVYTKPLVVEIPVEVGNQTNMLVKIENENFSSSDDKAVPEVPVSVKKEPVDSFMPELGFSHLLSSCHSLEASSYLLDGCSDSGYEGSLSPFSDTSSPLGADHAWEDSFAKELFPQLISV encoded by the exons ATGGCAGCGCTGCCCGGtgccgcggccccgcggctgCTCCTCATCCCTAGCAAAGCGGCTGAggctcccggccccgcggctGCCCGGCATCTCTCCGTTGTCCTGCCGGCAGGAGCCGACCCCGGCCTCCCGGGGATGGAGACCGCGCAGCCGGCCCGCAAGCGGCAGCGGCTCACGCATCTGAGCCCGGAGGAGAAGGCGCTGCGCAG GAAGCTGAAGAACCGCGTGGCGGCACAGAGTGCCCGCGACAGGAAGAAGGCGCGGAtgacagagctggagcagcaggtggtggagctggaggaggag AACCAGAAGCTGCTGCGGGAAAACCAGCTCTTGCGGGAAAGGACGTGTAACTTGACGCGGGAGAACCAGGAGCTCCGCTGCCGCCTGGGTTTAGATGCTCTGAAGACGGAGGAGGATGACGAGTTCCAGGTGAGCCGCGCTGCTG TCCGCAGCACTCAGACTACGTGTTCCTCTGCAGCAGGTGCAGGCCCAGCAGTCACCATTTCTGATAGTTTCCACATGGATTCTGATGGCAGTGACTCTTCAGACTCTGAG TCTGATCTCCTCTTGGGCTTTCTGGACAGTCTGGACCCAGAGTTGTTTCTCAAATATGCTGGTTCAGAGTCAACGTGCCTGGAAAAGCTGGACGAAGAGATCTCTGGAGAAACAAATTCCATACCTACCgccctctctccctctttgGGGTCCCCATCAGCTAAGCTGGAAGCCATTAATGAACTCATAAGGTTTGATCATGTGTATACAAAACCCCTAGTAGTGGAGATTCCTGTTGAAGTGGGCAACCAAACCAATATGCTAGTGAAAATTGAGAATGAAAACTTCTCTTCATCTGACGACAAGGCCGTCCCTGAAGTCCCGGTGTCTGTGAAGAAGGAACCTGTAGACAGCTTCATGCCTGAACTGGGCTTTTCTCATCTGCTTTCTTCTTGTCATAGCCTTGAAGCCTCAAGCTACCTGTTGGATGGTTGTAGTGACTCTGGGTATGAAGGATCCCTGTCGCCCTTCAGTGATACATCATCCCCGCTTGGCGCTGACCATGCGTGGGAGGACAGCTTTGCCAAGGAACTCTTTCCCCAGCTCATCAGTGTCTAA
- the XBP1 gene encoding X-box-binding protein 1 isoform X1, with the protein MAALPGAAAPRLLLIPSKAAEAPGPAAARHLSVVLPAGADPGLPGMETAQPARKRQRLTHLSPEEKALRRKLKNRVAAQSARDRKKARMTELEQQVVELEEENQKLLRENQLLRERTCNLTRENQELRCRLGLDALKTEEDDEFQIVKESQVDEIGLVTGSAESAALRLRVPLQQVQAQQSPFLIVSTWILMAVTLQTLSLISSWAFWTVWTQSCFSNMLVQSQRAWKSWTKRSLEKQIPYLPPSLPLWGPHQLSWKPLMNS; encoded by the exons ATGGCAGCGCTGCCCGGtgccgcggccccgcggctgCTCCTCATCCCTAGCAAAGCGGCTGAggctcccggccccgcggctGCCCGGCATCTCTCCGTTGTCCTGCCGGCAGGAGCCGACCCCGGCCTCCCGGGGATGGAGACCGCGCAGCCGGCCCGCAAGCGGCAGCGGCTCACGCATCTGAGCCCGGAGGAGAAGGCGCTGCGCAG GAAGCTGAAGAACCGCGTGGCGGCACAGAGTGCCCGCGACAGGAAGAAGGCGCGGAtgacagagctggagcagcaggtggtggagctggaggaggag AACCAGAAGCTGCTGCGGGAAAACCAGCTCTTGCGGGAAAGGACGTGTAACTTGACGCGGGAGAACCAGGAGCTCCGCTGCCGCCTGGGTTTAGATGCTCTGAAGACGGAGGAGGATGACGAGTTCCAG ATTGTGAAGGAATCCCAGGTGGATGAGATCGGATTGGTGACCGGGTCCGCTGAGTCCGCAGCACTCAGACTACGTGTTCCTCTGCAGCAGGTGCAGGCCCAGCAGTCACCATTTCTGATAGTTTCCACATGGATTCTGATGGCAGTGACTCTTCAGACTCTGAG TCTGATCTCCTCTTGGGCTTTCTGGACAGTCTGGACCCAGAGTTGTTTCTCAAATATGCTGGTTCAGAGTCAACGTGCCTGGAAAAGCTGGACGAAGAGATCTCTGGAGAAACAAATTCCATACCTACCgccctctctccctctttgGGGTCCCCATCAGCTAAGCTGGAAGCCATTAATGAACTCATAA